AAAAATAAACCTTGGATTTATGGTTCTTGTGTAGGAAGTACAGGAATGACTTACTCGGTTATCCCTTATAAAACCCCTTGCTTGCGTTGTTTGTTAAAAGTTACTCCCATGCAGGGAGCTACTTGTGATACGGCAGGAATTATCCCGACTACTGTTCAGCTTGTCTCAGCTTATCAAGCAACCGAGGTTCTGAAATATTTAGTGGAGGATCATAAACATATGAATAAATCGCTACAAATATTCGATATGTGGAACAATCAAAACTATAGTATGATAGTAGACAAAGCAAAAAGGAATGATTGTCCAACATGTGGTCAAAACCCTTCTTTTCCTGCATTGAAGGATGAAAATCAAACGAAAGTGGCTGTTCTATGTGGAAGAGATACTGTGCAAATAAGGATGTTTAAAAAGATTGATTTAGACCAATTGGAGATACAGTTATTACATTATTCTTTCATTCGTAACCCTTATCTTTTAAGTGTGAATGTGGAAGAATATCGAATAGTCTTTTTTTATGATGGGCGGGCACTTGTTCATGGAACGAAGGACATAAATCAAGCAAAGAAAATTTTTGATCGTATCGTTGGATAGGAAGGAGAGTGTTGAAAAATGGTAGAAAGACGCCAACCAATATCAGTAGTAGAAGCAACTCAAAGGGTCATGGCATTTAAAAAAGTAGGTTGTGTTGAGACAATTTCATTAAATGAAGCTCATCATCGATTTTTAGGTGAAGATATAGTAGCAGATCATGATATTCCTTCCTTTGATCGTTCCCCTTATGATGGATATGCCATCTATGCGAAGGATACTTTCAATACTTCTAAGCAACGTCCTGTCCAACTTGAAGTAGTAGGTCATATCGGAGCTGGAGAGGTTTTTGAAGGAACGTTAAAAAGTGGACAAGCCGTTCGAATAATGACTGGAGCACAAATCCCTACTGGTAGTGATGCAGTTGTCATGCTCGAACTAGTAACGACCGAACAAGAAGGAAAAAGGATTAATGTGAAACGTCCTTTTCATTCTGGTGATAATATTTCTTTTAAAGGAGAAGAGACAAAAGCAGGGACGGTGCTTCTAAGGAAGGGAACACAAATGAACCCAGGAACAATCGCTGTACTTGCCACGTTTGGTTATGCAAATGTTCAAGTGTACAAAAAACCAAAGGTTGGTGTCATTGCCACGGGTAGCGAGCTTTTAGACGTTGAGGAAGACTTACAGCCTGGGAAAATAAGAAATAGTAATGCCTTTATGATCATGTCTCAAATAGAGAGAGCTGGAGGTTATGGCCATTATTTTGGGAAGTTTGAAGACAATTTTGATGTTTGTTATCAAAAAGTTTTAAGTGCACTAGATCAAGTAGATATGCTGATTACGACAGGTGGTGTGTCCGTCGGAGACTATGACTATTTACCTAATATTTTTGAAAAACTAAATGCGAATGTATTATTTAATAAGGTAGGAATGCGTCCAGGAAGTGTAACAACAGTTGCTGAAAAGAATGGGAAGCTTCTATTTGGATTATCTGGGAATCCTTCAGCGTGCTATGTAGGATTTGAGTTGTTTGTCAGGCCGATTGTTCGTCATTTTTTAGGCTCAGAACAAGTGTATTTAAAGGAAGTCGACGCTATTTTAGGTTGTGATTTCAAAAAAGCGAATCCATTCACTCGGTTTGTAAGAGGAAAGCTAGATTTTGACCGTGGAGGAATCGTCGTTTATCCATGTGGGCTCGATAAATCTAGTGTTGTATCTTCACTAGCTGAAGCTACGGTGTTGATTCAGCTACCAGGAGGCACAAGAGGGTATAGAGAAGGCATGAGTGTTAAGGTTCATTTGCTAGAGGACCAAGAAGGGCAATCTCATTTTGTTCAAGAAAGAAAGTTAGATAGAGTGAAAAGGTACGAAATAATTGATGGACCTATTGATACAGGTGAAGTGATTAAAAAGGTTGTTTGTAATGAGGCGGGAGCTATTACTACGTTTATCGGTACGGTTAGAGAATGGACAAAAGGGAAACGAACTTTATATTTAGAATACCAAGCTTACATTTCTATGGCTGAAAAAAAATTAAAGCAAATCGGAGATGAAGTTGAATCTAGGTGGCCAGGTGTGAAAGTGGCAATCACTCATCGTATTGGTCGTTTAGAAATATCGGATATTGCCGTTGTTATAGCTGTCTCTTCACCTCATCGAAAAGTAGCCTATGAAGCAAATCAATTTATAATAGAAAGAATAAAAGAAATCGTACCAATCTGGAAGAAGGAACATTGGGAGAATGGAGAGCTGTGGATTGGTGATCAACTAGAGATAACGCCATTAGTAGTGGAAGGTGAGGAAAAAAGATGATAAAGGTATTGTTGTTTGCTCATTTACAAGAACAAATTGGATCTTCTCACATAACAATTAAAGAAAGTTTTAGCAATGTGAAAGAAATAAAAGAGTATTTGATTAATAAGTATAACCTACCTCATTTAAATGGAGTAATGGTGGCTAAAAATGAGGAGTATGCTTTTGATGATACGAAGGTGAATAGTGGCGATGTGATTGCTTTTATTCCACCTGTTAGTGGCGGGTAACACCCTGGGGGTGAGCAGATGAAGTATAAGTGGCTGAAATTGTTTGTAATGGGTATATCTTTTGCATTTATACTAGTCGGTTGTCGTTCGAATGATGGAAAAACAGTGATCACTGTTGCAGCAGCTACTAGTTTAGTAGATAGTTTAGAGGAGATTGAGATAGAGTTTGAAAAAGAACATCCTGAAATCGATATTCTCTGTCATTATGCTTCTACTGGTTCCTTACGTAAACAAATCGAACAAGGTGCACCAATTGATGTTTTCTTATCAGCTTCAGAAACGGATTATCAGCTTTTAGTGGAACAAGGGTTGCTTGAAGAAGGAGAGCTGTTACTTCATAATTCATTAGTCGTTGTGGCAGGAGAGGAATCATCTATTCGATCTTTAAATGAATTTGCTAAAAGTGATGGAAAGATTGCGATTGGGAACCCCAGTTTTGTACCAGTTGGTGTGTATGGTGAAAGAGCGCTCATTAACTTAAAGTTATTGGAAGATTTTCAGGAACGACTGGTTTATGGTAAAGATGTCAAGCATGTAAAGACACTCGTTGAGCAAGGAGCAAGTGAAGTGGCCATTGTCTATGCCAGTGAGGTGAAGGAATCAGATCATCTGCAAGTAATAGAGGAGCTTCCAAGTAGCTTATATCCTCCTATAAACTATTATACAGCAATAGTAGTAGACAATAAGAAAAATGATGAGGCGAATACCTTTATGCAGTTTCTTTTAGAAAAACAAGCCCAAACATTATTTGCGGAAAACGGATTTATAATAAAAGAGAAAGAGTGAGGAGAAGACATCTATGATAAATGACTTCTGGTATCCGGTTCAATTTTCACTTATCGTGGCCATTTTAGCTACAGTCATCACTTTTTTCCTAGCCATATGGGTTTCTTATACGATCATTTCGAAGAAATTAAAGGGAGAGAATATAATAGAGTCATTTATTATGCTCCCTTTAGTTCTTCCTCCTTCTGTTCTTGGGTTTATATTATTAAATGTCTTCGGAATCCATAGCCCTTTTGGGAAAATCACAATGTTCCTTTTTAATGAAACTATATTATTTTCAAAGTATGCGGCTGTGATTGCAGCTACTATTGTGGCCTTTCCTTTGATGTATCAAGCGGCTAAGACTGGGTTTAAAAATGTGGAAGGTGAGATTGAAGAAGCAGCAAAAATAGATGGTGCTACGAATGGAAAGGTTTTTTTATATGTGACTTTGCCATTAGCCTCAAAAACCTTGATGATGGGGGTCATTTTAAGTTTTACGAGAGCGTTAGGGGAGTTTGGAGCGACTTTAATGTTTGCTGGAAATATTCGTGGGAAAACAGAAACCCTTTCAACTGCGATCTATGTTGCAATCGAGTCTGGTGAAACCTTAAGAGCATGGCAATATGCGAGTATTAGTATAAGTTTGTCGTTATTATTTCTTGTGATGATCAAGAGATTAGAAGATAGATATTAGAGGAGAAAGAGAAGCGAATTCCCTTTCTCGATGTAGATTATTGCCTTTTAAAGTCTCCGTTGACCCCTCCTGATTTTTCTAAAAGACTCGTTTCACCAATAATCATCCCTTTATCAACTGCTTTACACATATCATAAACCGTAAGTGCAGTAACTGACGCAACTGTTAATGCTTCCATTTCCACACCTGTATTTCCTTTCGTTTTCACTTCAACTGTTATATGAAGTTGGAACTGTGACTCATTCTTTTCTTCCCAGTTAAACTCGATATTTACACCATTAATAGCAATTAGATGACACATCGGAATAATTGAAGACGTTTGTTTTGCAGCCATAACCCCAGCAACTTGAGCAACGGCTAATACATCTCCTTTATGTAGTTCTAGATTGATGATTTGTTCATAAATTTCTTTATTCACAAAAATACTAGAGTGAGCTTTGGCCAAACGAACCGTTTCTTGTTTATTTGATATATCGACCATTTTTGCTCGACCTTGTTGGTTGAAATGGGTAAAATTTGTCATATTATCACCTTCTCGTGTTTAGTAGTCTCCCTTGATTATAGGAGGATTATCAATATTCACCTGTGATATTTTTAATACGTTAACAGATTGAGTTGAAAAATAAATGAAATGAAGGAGGCGTTATTGTTGATTATACTTCAAGTTGTAGGTTATAAAAATAGCGGCAAAACAAGACTCTCTTCTTATTTTATACGAGAGGGCACAGCGGAGGGATTTAAGGTAGGTTCGATCAAACATCATGCCCATGGTACTCCAGATATAATAGAAGAAACGGATAGTGCAAAGCATATGAAATCAGGCGCTGAAATTGCAGGTGTTTATGGAGGGGGTAGGTTAGATTTATCCATTATGAACGAGGAATTTTCTATAGCTAGGCTTGCTGAATGTTACGAGAAGATGGGAATCAATCTATTAATTATTGAAGGATTTAAACAAGAATCCTATCCGAAGGTTGTTCTATTACGTGAAGATAATGATCTTCAAATACTTCAAGATGTAAAAAATGTTGTTGCAGTTGTTTGTAACAATGGCTGCGATACCATTACAAATGCTCAATGGCCTTCTTTTCAAAGCAGCGATCTGAAAAATATTTCTCTATGGTATGCAACGTTTTTAAAAAGTCCCCCTTCTGTAAAATAGAAAGAGGACTTCGAATTTTTCAACACGTACTAACATTTAATTTCAGCATTTTTACGAGAATAGTACCACCAACAAATGATTAAGCTTATGAAATAATAACCTAAGAAGAGGTAAAGTGCAAAGTCTGCTGAACCAGTCGATTCAACGGACCATCCAAAAATTTTAGGGATTAAGAAAGCCCCATAAGCAGCAATAGCTGCAATGAATCCTAATATCGGAGCAGCTAGGCGTGCTTTTTCTCCTGTGAAAATAAATGGTACCATTCGGAATGTAGATCCATTGGCTATACCTGTTGCAAAAAAGAGAATAAGGAATGAGATTAAAAAGCCGATATAGCTGTCAATATTTAAAAAGTAGATAACACTACCAGTAGCGGCTAACATAAGGATTGTATCCCAGAAAGTCACGAGTGCACCGCTTCCGAGTTTATCAGAAATCCAACCACCAACAGGTCTAAATGCGGCTCCAAGTAATGGACCTAAAAATGCTAAACCTGCAGCACCTGTTTCGGGAAATTCACTTTTAATTAAAAGTGGAAAGGCTGCCGAATAACCGATAAAAGAACCAAAACACATGGTGTATAACCAGGCCATGATCCAAGTATGTTTCTCTTTAAACATATCCGCTTGCTCTTTAAATGATTGTCTTGTATTTGGTAGGTTATCCATACCAAAGAATGCAAGAATGGTCATGATAATAATTGGGAGTACCCACACAAACGCTGCATTTTGAATGAAAATTTCACTACCATCTGGTAATGTTTGAGAACCACCAAAGATCATTCCTAACCAAGGAACGAAAATGATAGCAGGTGTAACAAGCTGGACAACACTGACCCCTAGGTTTCCTAAACCTGCATTAATACCATTGGCTGTTCCTTTCTCTTTAGTAGGAAAGAAAGGGCTAATATTAGCCATAGAAGAAGAGAAATTACCTCCACCTAATCCACATAATGCAGCGAGGATCGCCAACGTTGCAAAAGAAGTATCTGGATTTTGAACGGCAAATCCAATTCCTATTGCTGGAATTAATAGAACGCCCGTACTAATGACGGTCCAGTTCCGACCTCCTATTACTCCAGGCATGAATGTAAAAAATATGCGGAGCGTTGCCCCAACTAAACCAGGTAATGCCGCAAGTGTGAATAGTTGATTTTGTGTCAAATTGAACCCTACATCGTTTAGGCGTACGGCTGTAACAGACCAAATTTGCCATACAATAAATGCTAACATAAGTGCAAAAACTGAAATCCAAAGGTTTCTTCTAGCGTGTTTCTTCCCCTCTGTTTCCCAAAAATGTGTATCTTCAGGATTCCATTCATTAATTCTAGCCATAATAAATCCTCCTATCTCCCATAATGAAGAATTTTATATCTCATGCTTGCCCAATAAGTAAGTCTTGTTAGGACGTTTTCAACAAAAACAAGATAGATTAATAGAGATAAACCGTTGATGTTCAACCTTGAAAACGCTTAATTACTATTGAGCATTCACTTATAGACATATCCTATCAGAGGGAAAAATAGGGGGGTTGTGAAGAACATCACAGGTATGGTATTGGCATGAGAAAGGAGAAATACAGTAGGGATTTATTAACATATTAAAGAAAATAATAACAATTAAATGCTTCTTCGCTACTTACAGTGTAAAGAAAGTGCTTAGCTCTAAACATCTGAATTTAACTCATTTATGAAAGGGGTGTATTCTTTCTTAAAGAACTTGTCTTTCAACTTGTAACAGGTGGAGAATACTGAGCAAGCAATTGAACTCATTCCCTTGTCCGCCTTTGAAGGATCCTAAATGACGAAGACCCAATTAAATATAAAAATGGACAAAACAATGAAGCTAGTTATTTTGGGAATTTACTTGTTAACCGATGTAATTATAATTAAAGGAAAAAATACAAAACTCTTTATTATAAAGGTTAATCAATATTACAAACCTCAATAGGGCACTGGTCACAGCCAATAAATGAACGGAAAAATTCTAAATCATGAATGAGGATTTTACCATCCTCTTGTATACTTATTACCTTTTTCTTTCTTAAGTCACTTAACATACGATTGATACTTTCTCTTGTAGCTGAGCAAAACTTTGCTAACTCATTGTTGGTTAGGTGT
This portion of the Bacillus carboniphilus genome encodes:
- a CDS encoding ThiF family adenylyltransferase, with the translated sequence MHDRYSRQALFKPIGTKGQNKLKEKHVVIVGAGALGTASAETLVRAGVGRISIIDRDYVEWSNLQRQQLYTEEDVKLQLPKAVAAENKLHLINSDVVVKGYVMDANPRTLVPFIEKADIIMDATDNLETRLVINDLSLLKNKPWIYGSCVGSTGMTYSVIPYKTPCLRCLLKVTPMQGATCDTAGIIPTTVQLVSAYQATEVLKYLVEDHKHMNKSLQIFDMWNNQNYSMIVDKAKRNDCPTCGQNPSFPALKDENQTKVAVLCGRDTVQIRMFKKIDLDQLEIQLLHYSFIRNPYLLSVNVEEYRIVFFYDGRALVHGTKDINQAKKIFDRIVG
- a CDS encoding molybdenum cofactor biosynthesis protein MoaE, with amino-acid sequence MLEDQEGQSHFVQERKLDRVKRYEIIDGPIDTGEVIKKVVCNEAGAITTFIGTVREWTKGKRTLYLEYQAYISMAEKKLKQIGDEVESRWPGVKVAITHRIGRLEISDIAVVIAVSSPHRKVAYEANQFIIERIKEIVPIWKKEHWENGELWIGDQLEITPLVVEGEEKR
- the moaD gene encoding molybdopterin converting factor subunit 1 → MIKVLLFAHLQEQIGSSHITIKESFSNVKEIKEYLINKYNLPHLNGVMVAKNEEYAFDDTKVNSGDVIAFIPPVSGG
- the modA gene encoding molybdate ABC transporter substrate-binding protein — its product is MKYKWLKLFVMGISFAFILVGCRSNDGKTVITVAAATSLVDSLEEIEIEFEKEHPEIDILCHYASTGSLRKQIEQGAPIDVFLSASETDYQLLVEQGLLEEGELLLHNSLVVVAGEESSIRSLNEFAKSDGKIAIGNPSFVPVGVYGERALINLKLLEDFQERLVYGKDVKHVKTLVEQGASEVAIVYASEVKESDHLQVIEELPSSLYPPINYYTAIVVDNKKNDEANTFMQFLLEKQAQTLFAENGFIIKEKE
- the modB gene encoding molybdate ABC transporter permease subunit, with amino-acid sequence MINDFWYPVQFSLIVAILATVITFFLAIWVSYTIISKKLKGENIIESFIMLPLVLPPSVLGFILLNVFGIHSPFGKITMFLFNETILFSKYAAVIAATIVAFPLMYQAAKTGFKNVEGEIEEAAKIDGATNGKVFLYVTLPLASKTLMMGVILSFTRALGEFGATLMFAGNIRGKTETLSTAIYVAIESGETLRAWQYASISISLSLLFLVMIKRLEDRY
- the moaC gene encoding cyclic pyranopterin monophosphate synthase MoaC → MTNFTHFNQQGRAKMVDISNKQETVRLAKAHSSIFVNKEIYEQIINLELHKGDVLAVAQVAGVMAAKQTSSIIPMCHLIAINGVNIEFNWEEKNESQFQLHITVEVKTKGNTGVEMEALTVASVTALTVYDMCKAVDKGMIIGETSLLEKSGGVNGDFKRQ
- the mobB gene encoding molybdopterin-guanine dinucleotide biosynthesis protein B; translation: MIILQVVGYKNSGKTRLSSYFIREGTAEGFKVGSIKHHAHGTPDIIEETDSAKHMKSGAEIAGVYGGGRLDLSIMNEEFSIARLAECYEKMGINLLIIEGFKQESYPKVVLLREDNDLQILQDVKNVVAVVCNNGCDTITNAQWPSFQSSDLKNISLWYATFLKSPPSVK
- a CDS encoding MFS transporter — its product is MARINEWNPEDTHFWETEGKKHARRNLWISVFALMLAFIVWQIWSVTAVRLNDVGFNLTQNQLFTLAALPGLVGATLRIFFTFMPGVIGGRNWTVISTGVLLIPAIGIGFAVQNPDTSFATLAILAALCGLGGGNFSSSMANISPFFPTKEKGTANGINAGLGNLGVSVVQLVTPAIIFVPWLGMIFGGSQTLPDGSEIFIQNAAFVWVLPIIIMTILAFFGMDNLPNTRQSFKEQADMFKEKHTWIMAWLYTMCFGSFIGYSAAFPLLIKSEFPETGAAGLAFLGPLLGAAFRPVGGWISDKLGSGALVTFWDTILMLAATGSVIYFLNIDSYIGFLISFLILFFATGIANGSTFRMVPFIFTGEKARLAAPILGFIAAIAAYGAFLIPKIFGWSVESTGSADFALYLFLGYYFISLIICWWYYSRKNAEIKC